The Malus domestica chromosome 13, GDT2T_hap1 genome includes a window with the following:
- the LOC103430640 gene encoding RNA-dependent RNA polymerase 1-like isoform X1, translated as MSRTIRLYGFPSGVTAEAVVRLLENETGSGSVYAVRLRKAKDGRRYYAIVQFDTTRNAEFIHDMANAKNLYYGASYLQSWEVAHDIVPNPRVSLHTFENIKLDFGCKIATNKLFSFWNMNNVSVDFGIGLRKLVCRLKYDALEYMLELSYENIWQIELHRTRGRAAKHLLIQMHGAPRISKKVIRSSGQAYEDRILNYFMDCDDRWVRTTDFTPSRAIGQSFALSLELPRSLKLPDFRENFPGYEEIEGNLVLEIGPPYSCNPSLGPMVFPPRGVNVPYDILFKVHSLLQLGCLSGPTLDVKFYKMVDPLRIDRACIEYALDKLYNLKETCYKPSEWLYEQYMKYLTSKRRPQSSVISLDSGLVYVRRVQITPCRVFSSGPEVNVSNRVLRNYPDDIDNFIRVSFVDEEMDRVYSADLLPRTSAAYEDGKTDIYKRILFILRNGIVIGAKKFEFLAFSSSQLRENSMWMFASRQGLTAADIREWMGDFRRIKNVAKYAARLGQSFGSSTETLNVRKHEMEVIPDVKNNKYVFSDGIGKISAKFAKKVASKCGFNGTPSAFQIRYGGYKGVVAVDPTSSMKLSLRRSMSKYESENTKLDVLACSKIQPCFLNRQLITLLSTLGVPDHVFKKKQRAAVQQLNAILTDPLKAREALDLMSPGETTNCLKELLICGYKPDVEPFISMMLQTFRASKLLELRTKTRIFIPDGRAMMGCLDETRTLEHGEVFVQFSGNRHTVSASNQQFIIVGKVVVAKNPCLHPGDVRVLKAVDVPGLYHMVDCVVFPQKGPRPHPNECSGSDLDGDIYYVCWDKELIPRKQIKPMDYTPAPTIELDHDVTIEEVEEYFVNYMVNDSLGIIANAHTVFADKDPLKAMSKECIELAKLFSIAVDFPKTGVPAVIPPQLYAKEYPDFMEKLDKPTYQSSNVIGALFREVKDIAPHEGSITSFTRRVAKQSYDPDMEVDGFEDYIEDAIYYKGNYDYKLGNLMEHYGIKTEAEILSGSVMRMSKSFTKRRDADSIRVAVRSLRKEASIEK; from the exons ATGAGTAGGACGATAAGGTTGTATGGATTCCCTTCGGGTGTGACTGCAGAAGCAGTTGTTCGATTGCTGGAGAACGAAACAGGAAGCGGATCTGTCTATGCTGTGAGGTTAAGAAAAGCCAAAGATGGGAGAAGATATTATGCTATTGTTCAGTTTGACACAACCAGAAATGCTGAATTTATTCACGACATGGCCAATGCTAAAAACTTGTACTATGGCGCTTCCTATCTGCAATCTTGGGAGGTGGCTCATGATATTGTACCAAATCCAAGAGTCTCTTTGCATACCTTTGAAAACATAAAGCTGGATTTTGGCTGCAAGATCGCAACAAATAAGCTATTTAGTTTCTGGAATATGAACAATGTTTCAGTGGATTTTGGGATTGGATTGCGGAAACTCGTTTGTCGTCTGAAATATGACGCTCTGGAGTATATGCTCGAACTTTCCTATGAAAACATCTGGCAGATTGAGTTGCATCGTACACGCGGTCGTGCTGCTAAGCATCTTCTGATTCAG ATGCACGGAGCACCTCGGATTTCTAAGAAAGTCATACGCTCTTCAGGACAAGCATATGAAGATCGTATTCTGAACTATTTCATGGACTGTGATGACCGGTGGGTCCGGACAACTGATTTCACTCCATCTCGTGCTATTGGGCAGTCTTTTGCATTAAGCTTGGAGCTTCCTCGTAGTCTCAAACTTCCAGATTTTCGAGAAAACTTTCCTGGGTATGAAGAGATTGAAGGTAACCTTGTCTTGGAGATTGGTCCCCCTTATTCTTGCAACCCGAGTCTGGGTCCTATGGTTTTTCCTCCTCGAGGGGTTAATGTGCCATATGATATCTTGTTTAAAGTACATTCTCTGCTTCAGCTTGGGTGTCTTTCAGGGCCAACACTCGATGTTAAATTTTATAAGATGGTTGATCCCCTCAGAATTGATCGTGCATGTATAGAGTATGCCCTAGATAAATTATATAATTTGAAAGAGACCTGCTATAAACCTTCAGAGTGGCTTTATGAGCAGTACATGAAGTACCTCACGTCAAAGAGACGTCCACAGTCATCTGTCATATCCTTAGATTCTGGGTTGGTATATGTACGCAGGGTCCAAATTACACCATGTCGTGTATTTTCTTCTGGTCCTGAGGTCAATGTCTCAAATCGTGTACTACGCAATTATCCAGATGATATTGATAACTTCATTCGTGTTTCCTTTGTTGACGAGGAGATGGATCGAGTTTATTCTGCGGATTTGCTTCCACGTACTTCTGCTGCCTATGAGGATGGGAAAACTGACATCTACAAGCGGATTCTTTTTATTCTCAGAAACGGCATAGTAATTGGTGCAAAGAAATTCGAGTTTCTCGCCTTCTCATCTAGTCAATTGCGAGAGAATTCTATGTGGATGTTTGCTTCAAGACAGGGACTTACTGCAGCTGATATAAGAGAGTGGATGGGGGATTTTCGTCGCATAAAAAATGTGGCAAAATATGCTGCCAGATTGGGTCAATCCTTTGGTTCGTCCACTGAAACTTTAAATGTTAGAAAACATGAAATGGAAGTTATTCCCGAtgtaaaaaacaataaatacGTCTTCTCCGATGGGATTGGGAAAATATCTGCCAAGTTTGCTAAGAAGGTGGCCTCAAAATGTGGCTTTAATGGGACTCCATCTGCCTTTCAGATTCGATATGGTGGGTACAAAGGTGTCGTGGCCGTTGATCCAACTTCATCAATGAAATTATCATTGAGGAGGAGCATGTCCAAGTATGAATCAGAAAACACAAAGTTAGATGTTTTAGCATGTAGCAAGATTCAACCTTGTTTTCTGAACCGCCAGTTGATAACTCTTTTATCGACCCTTGGGGTTCCAGATCATGTTTTCAAGAAAAAACAAAGGGCAGCTGTACAACAATTGAATGCTATATTGACTGACCCACTAAAAGCACGAGAGGCTCTGGATTTGATGTCTCCAGGGGAGACTACCAACTGCTTGAAGGAATTGCTTATATGTGGTTATAAACCTGATGTTGAACCATTCATTTCAATGATGCTGCAAACATTTCGGGCATCAAAGTTGCTAGAGTTGCGGACGAAAACAAGGATCTTTATTCCAGATGGACGAGCAATGATGGGATGTCTAGATGAAACCAGAACATTGGAACATGGTGAGGTGTTTGTGCAGTTCTCTGGTAACAGGCATACTGTAAGTGCATCAAACCAGCAATTCATTATTGTGGGGAAGGTAGTTGTTGCGAAGAACCCTTGTTTGCATCCTGGCGATGTACGTGTTTTAAAGGCTGTGGATGTGCCAGGGTTGTACCATATGGTTGATTGTGTCGTTTTTCCACAAAAAGGACCTAG GCCTCATCCAAATGAATGTTCAGGAAGTGATCTTGATGGAGATATCTACTATGTTTGTTGGGACAAAGAACTAATTCCTCGGAAGCAAATCAAACCCATGGATTATACCCCAGCACCAACTATAGAATTGGATCATGATGTCACAATTGAG GAAGTTGAAGAATATTTTGTGAACTACATGGTCAATGATAGCTTGGGCATAATTGCCAATGCCCACACTGTGTTTGCAGACAAAGATCCCTTAAAAGCAATGAGCAAAGAATGTATAGAGCTTGCAAAGCTATTTTCAATTGCCGTTGACTTTCCAAAAACTGGTGTGCCGGCTGTAATACCTCCACAGTTATACGCCAAGGAATATCCAGATTTCATGGAAAAACTTGACAAACCCACCTATCAGTCATCCAATGTAATTGGAGCTCTTTTTCGTGAGGTGAAGGACATTGCGCCTCATGAAGGCTCTATCACATCCTTCACTCGTCGAGTGGCGAAGCAGTCATACGACcctgacatggaagttgatggcT